The genomic stretch ACTTCCCAGTTGCCTTTTGTAACCTGTTTCTTTAGCTTTCCGTCTTTATCATACCAGTACAAGTGGCGGAAACCATCTCTTTCGGAAGCCCAAAGAAAACTGTTGTCTTCAAGAAATTCTAACGTTACATTGTCTGTATCAATCCACTTGTCGTCTGTTTCTGTAAAAAGTTTTTTTACTTCACCGGTTTTAGTATTTACCTTCAAAACATCAGAAGCATTTTGCGTTCTCTGTGAAGTAATCAAAACAATTTCGTCTGCATTTGATGTCTGAATAACATTCGGAATATAATAGTTTTTAAACTGATCAAGATTTACTTTTGTCTTTTTCCCGTCTGCCAGATGATAAATGTGTGCTGATGCAATTGAGTTTTTTTCTCCTGCTTTAGGATATTTGTAGCGCATTTCAGTCGGGTAAAGAGATTTGCCGTACAGTGGAATGTAAATTTCAGGAACGTCGGTCTCAACCAACTTTACAAATAGAATGTCTGCCGAGTTTTTGGTCCATTCATACAATCTTGCATGTCCAAATTCTTCTTCATACACCCAATCTGCCAAACCATTTAAGACTTTATTTTTTATACCATGTTCTGTAATCTGAGTGATTTTTCCTGAATTTAAATCCTGATAAAATAAATTATTATCAACAATGAAAGAAATTTTTGTTGCATCAGGAGAAAATCTCGGTTCCTGAACAGGTTTTCCTTCATTAAGGCTTAAATTTTTTCCAGATTTTAAATCTTTAACATCATAAACACCTAAAAAAGAATGTCTATAGATTGGCTGACTTTGTTTTAATAAAAGTATTTTAGACTCATCATCAGAAAATTCGTAGCTCTCGAAACTTCCGTCTACCAGATTTCCTTCTTTCTGAGACGTTTTATAAGAATATTTTGCGATACCATTTTGCTCGATAACTAGATAATTTTCACCATTTTTCATGGATGTAATTCCGGCTATGCCTTTGCCACGGTAGTATCCTGAATATATTTTATCTAAAGTAATTTCCTGCGACATAGCATTTTGAAATGCTGCAATAACAGTAAGGGTAAGTAAGAATTTTTTCATTGCTTTATTTAAAGAATTTCAAAGATAATAATTTTATCAATCTGATAAGAAAAAGCTTTTGTCTTAGTGCTTTGGCAGAAAAATTGAATATAATTTAATATTAAAGAAATAATTATGGAAACTAAAGAAAATAATAAAAAGCTTAATCGTTACGATTTGGAGGATCAAACTGTCTTTACAGGATTTGCAAATTTTGCAGAAGCAGAAAATTACGTACAAAATGAAGGTGGAAAATTAATTGAAGTTGCTTTTAAAGACGGTAACGACAATCCTCAGATTACAGATGAAGCTGGCTTGGTTGAAAAAAAGATTCACTATTATGTATATGCAGGTGATGAATATAAATTTATACACTCTTCAGACCCTGGCTTTAAACAATACGCAGACGAACTGCAGAAAATAAAAGCAAAGTTGACACAGTCTCCGCCGGATGAAAGATATCTGGCGAATTTTGAAATTGAAAACGCAGAAGATCCAATTGTTGTTTTGAAAAACGACCAATTTGAATCGGTAACTTCAAGAGAGCGTTCAAAATATTTGAAGCATGCAAATGTTTATGAAATAGGCATATCAGTACCAAAATCTTAAAAATTAAATGTTATGAGCAAAACAAAATATTCAGATAAGGCTCAGAAGAAAGTAGGAAAAGTGATGGAAGAATTCAAAGAAGGAAAATTGAAATCTTCATCAGGTGAAAAAGTCAAAAACAGAAAACAGGCCGTTGCAATCGGTATTTCTGAGGCTCGCGAAGCCGGTTTGAAAGTCCCAAAGCAAAAAAAGAAAAAAGAATAAAAAAAAATAATCGGTCTGACTATTCAGACCGATTATTTTTTTATTGTAGATTATATAATCACTAAGTGAGTTTTATGCCTTATGATTATACATAATATTATAGTATTCATCAGCCATTCTATCACTGTTGAAATTTTGTTTTACGTCTTTCATAGAATTTTGCTGTATTTTTCGCCATTTATCAGGCTGGTCGTAATAAGTAGGAAGAATTTCTTTCTCCAGAAGTTCATATAATTTGTTGAAATCATATCTGTCTTGTTCGTAAATACTCATATTCGCAAAATCTGCTTTCGGAACAACGAAAGCATTTTCGCCATGTTTTGCAAATTCAGGAATCCAGCCATCGTCAGTTGAAAGATTTACCGAGCCATTCATTGCAGCCGTCATCCCTGATGTACCCGAAGCTTCTCTGGGAACTCGAGGATTATTTAACCATAAATCTGAACCTTGCTTTAAAGATTTGCTTAAAGCCAATTCGTAACCCGTTAAAACCGCCATGTTTTTGTGATTTTTACTCTCTTCCACCAAAACATTGAATGTTGAGATCGAAGAATAATCCATCGGATAAGGTTTTCCGGCCCAAATAATCTGTACGGGATAGTCAGGATTGCTAAGCAATTTTCTAAATCTTTCTTTGTCCTGTAGAAGCAGATCTGCTCTCTTATAACCTGCAAATCTCCTTGCCCAAACGATTGTAAATATATTAGGATCAAATAAATTTCCGGTTTGGTCGGCAACTATTCTGAATAGTCTTTTCTTTAAAATTTTCTTTCTGTAATCGAAAAGAGTATCGTTTTTTTCGTCCTTCGAATTGTAAAGCTCTTTGTCGCCCCAATATTTGAATTCCTGAGCGTTGGTAATCGATTTAATCTCACAGATTCCCGGATATTTACTCCACATTGCTCTGGAAACTTCACCATGTAACTGTGAAACACCATTGGCAACCCTCGCCATTTTCAAAGCGCAAAGAGAATGATTGAAAAGTTCGCCGTCGGAACCTTCTATCGCTTTTGCCTCTTCCATGCTTAATCCTGAAAAATAAGACATATCGTAGCAAAGTTTCAGATTATGTTTTTCATTTCCTGCTTCTTCCGGAGTGTGAGTAGTAAAAACAAGTTTTTCTTTTACTTTCTGAATATTTCCGTTATATTTTTTTAGTAAATGAAATGCTGCAGGAAGGCCGTGAGCCTCGTTTAGATGATAGACATCTC from Chryseobacterium indoltheticum encodes the following:
- a CDS encoding S9 family peptidase: MKKFLLTLTVIAAFQNAMSQEITLDKIYSGYYRGKGIAGITSMKNGENYLVIEQNGIAKYSYKTSQKEGNLVDGSFESYEFSDDESKILLLKQSQPIYRHSFLGVYDVKDLKSGKNLSLNEGKPVQEPRFSPDATKISFIVDNNLFYQDLNSGKITQITEHGIKNKVLNGLADWVYEEEFGHARLYEWTKNSADILFVKLVETDVPEIYIPLYGKSLYPTEMRYKYPKAGEKNSIASAHIYHLADGKKTKVNLDQFKNYYIPNVIQTSNADEIVLITSQRTQNASDVLKVNTKTGEVKKLFTETDDKWIDTDNVTLEFLEDNSFLWASERDGFRHLYWYDKDGKLKKQVTKGNWEVTEYYGYNPKSQEIFVQTTEKGSINKVISKINIQNGKSQLISNAEGSNAANFSKNYSYFIETSSTAANPYTFVLKDGNGKKLKELQNNDDQLKKLQADQFAVKEFITIPNTAGDQMNAWIIKPKNFDPNKKYPLFMYQYSGPGSQQVSNSWDNGNALWFEMLAQKGYIIACVDGRGTGYKGAKFKKVTYKNLGKYEIEDQITAAKWLGNQKYIDKTRIGIFGWSFGGYMASLAMTKGADVFKAGIAVAPVTNWRYYDSVYTERFLLTPQENPAGYDDNSPTTYANLLKGKFLLIHGTADDNVHFQNSMEFSEALIQNKKQFEFMAYPDKNHGIYGGQTRPQLYQKMTDFILENL
- a CDS encoding DUF6496 domain-containing protein — protein: MSKTKYSDKAQKKVGKVMEEFKEGKLKSSSGEKVKNRKQAVAIGISEAREAGLKVPKQKKKKE
- the glgP gene encoding alpha-glucan family phosphorylase — its product is MDFRNYKVPFNISPEYSKKVAYFSMEFALEQVLKIYSGGLGFLAGSHMRSAYNLNQDLIGIGILWKFGYYDQARNHDQTLQPTWTRKMYSFLEDTGVKFQIEIHSAPVWVKVWYLDPETFNTAPMFLLSTDVPENDHISKTICHRLYDANESTKLAQYILLGKGGAKLLDEMNIERDVYHLNEAHGLPAAFHLLKKYNGNIQKVKEKLVFTTHTPEEAGNEKHNLKLCYDMSYFSGLSMEEAKAIEGSDGELFNHSLCALKMARVANGVSQLHGEVSRAMWSKYPGICEIKSITNAQEFKYWGDKELYNSKDEKNDTLFDYRKKILKKRLFRIVADQTGNLFDPNIFTIVWARRFAGYKRADLLLQDKERFRKLLSNPDYPVQIIWAGKPYPMDYSSISTFNVLVEESKNHKNMAVLTGYELALSKSLKQGSDLWLNNPRVPREASGTSGMTAAMNGSVNLSTDDGWIPEFAKHGENAFVVPKADFANMSIYEQDRYDFNKLYELLEKEILPTYYDQPDKWRKIQQNSMKDVKQNFNSDRMADEYYNIMYNHKA